Proteins from a single region of Esox lucius isolate fEsoLuc1 chromosome 13, fEsoLuc1.pri, whole genome shotgun sequence:
- the LOC114840708 gene encoding uncharacterized protein LOC114840708 — MTYITELAVSINVDQEQALRNQGFKSDYVDLNQGAGGNKVYLWYKKGTCDPITRLQVAFMDDMNKGLRNAGYIQVDGNLNAGNCGEGIFLWYYKGTTEYDNPILELKVTTYVEDETPFFKNGWERLAYDLNRNCCGNQIHLWALKEKKMYISDITATTSFGTDDVLFNDGYTRVDEDVNRNRETNKDNSGFIWYRCSESAEEGFSDLDVSTNNKEEESLQQRGYTSLSVNLNEGAGGNQIYLWYKKGSDHHISTLTMITVGAKGPYEKAGIRVIGKSLNTGNNGTPLYLAFP, encoded by the coding sequence ATGACGTACATCACAGAACTTGCTGTTTCAATTAATGTCGATCAGGAGCAAGCCCTACGCAATCAAGGTTTCAAGTCAGATTATGTTGATCTGAACCAAGGTGCAGGAGGAAACAAGGTTTACCTCTGGTACAAGAAAGGCACATGTGATCCCATCACCAGATTGCAGGTTGCATTCATGGATGACATGAACAAGGGTTTGAGAAATGCAGGTTATATTCAGGTAGATGGAAACCTCAACGCGGGGAATTGTGGAGAAGGCATCTTTCTCTGGTACTACAAAGGTACAACTGAGTATGACAACCCTATATTGGAACTCAAGGTCACCACATATGTGGAAGATGAAACCCCATTTTTCAAAAATGGCTGGGAACGACTGGCGTATGATCTGAATCGCAACTGTTGTGGGAACCAAATCCATCTCTGGGCGctgaaagagaagaaaatgtacatCTCTGACATCACTGCCACCACTAGTTTTGGAACGGATGATGTTCTTTTTAACGATGGCTACACCCGTGTGGATGAAGATGTGAATCGAAATAGAGAAACAAATAAAGATAACTCCGGCTTCATCTGGTATCGTTGTTCCGAATCGGCCGAAGAAGGTTTTAGTGACCTGGATGTCTCTACTAACAACAAAGAGGAGGAAAGCCTTCAGCAAAGGGGCTATACCAGTCTTAGTGTTAACCTCAACGAAGGAGCAGGAGGCAACCAGATCTACCTCTGGTACAAGAAGGGTTCAGATCATCACATCTCAACCCTCACTATGATCACGGTTGGAGCAAAGGGTCCTTATGAGAAGGCCGGCATCCGTGTCATTGGAAAAAGTCTGAATACAGGCAACAATGGCACTCCGTTGTACCTGGCATTCCCATGA